The Salvelinus alpinus chromosome 28, SLU_Salpinus.1, whole genome shotgun sequence genome includes a window with the following:
- the LOC139556963 gene encoding peroxisome proliferator-activated receptor gamma-like isoform X2 has protein sequence MSSYPEMVDTRRAAWSLLSFGLDTLDLAEMDNKMNSFDMETLSTLDYPYLPSLEYSHNSPHHHSPDRSQSFNHSPDRSQSFNHSPDRSHSFNHSPDRSHSFNHSPDRSHSFNHSPDRSHSFNRSPNRSHSFNHSPDRSHSFNPSTDRSHSFNHSPDRSQSFNHSPDRSHSFNHSPDRSHSFNHSPDRSHSFNHSPDRSHSFNRSPNRSHSFNHSPDRSHSFNHSPDRSHSFNHSPDRSHSYNYAYSMYQHASSLLNIDCRVCGDKASGFHYGVHACEGCKGFFRRTLRLKLVYDHCDLHCRIHKKSRNKCQYCRFQKCLLVGMSHDAIRFGRMPQVEREKLQAEFMDVDPRNPESTDLRALSRQLCLSYHRHFPLTKSKAKAILSGKTHGNSPFVIHDMKSLTAGQYFINCRQLPVLERQRSVLPPEEPAGELELSVFRRLQLRSAEAVQEVTEFAKSIPGFTELDMNDQVILLKYGVIEVMTTMLAPLMNKDGTLFAYGQIFMTREFLKSLRKPFCEMMEPKFEFAVKFNMLELDDSDMALFFAVIILSGDRPGLVNVKPIEDLQETVLLALELQLKTIHPDCPQLFAKLLQKMTDLRQLVANHVRLIHLLKKQELQMCLHPLLQEIMRDLY, from the exons A TGTCTTCTTATCCAGAGATGGTGGACACACGGAGAGCAGCGTGGTCCTTGCTGAGCTTTGGGCTGGACACGTTGGACTTGGCAGAGATGGACAACAAGATGAATAGTTTTGACATGGAGACCCTGTCGACGCTGGACTACCCTTATCTCCCCTCTCTAGAGTACAGCCACAACAGTCCCCACCACCACAGCCCAGACAGAAGCCAATCATTTAACCACAGCCCAGACAGAAGCCAATCATTTAACCACagcccagacagaagccactcatttaaccacagcccagacagaagccactcatttaaccacagcccagacagaagccactcatttaaccacagcccagacagaagccactcattTAACCGCAGCCCAAACAGAAGCCACTCATTTAACCACagcccagacagaagccactcatttaaccccagtacagacagaagccactcattTAACCACAGCCCAGACAGAAGCCAATCATTTAACCACagcccagacagaagccactcatttaaccacagcccagacagaagccactcatttaaccacagcccagacagaagccactcatttaaccacagcccagacagaagccactcattTAACCGCAGCCCAAACAGAAGCCACTCATTTAACCACagcccagacagaagccactcatttaaccacagcccagacagaagccactcatttaaccacagcccagacagaagccactcataCAACTACGCATACAGCATGTATCAAC ACGCCAGCTCTCTGCTCAATATTGACTGTAGAGTGTGTGGGGACAAGGCCTCAGGCTTCCACTATGGCGTCCATGCCTGTGAGGGCTGCAAG gGATTCTTCCGCAGAACCTTGCGGTTAAAACTGGTGTATGACCACTGTGATCTGCACTGTCGGATTCACAAAAAGAGCCGGAATAAGTGCCAGTACTGTCGCTTTCAGAAATGTCTGCTTGTGGGCATGTCACATGATG CCATCCGCTTCGGCCGGATGCcccaggtggagagagagaagctgcAGGCTGAGTTTATGGATGTGGACCCCAGGAACCCAGAGTCAACGGACCTGAGAGCCCTGTCCAGACAGCTGTGTTTATCCTACCACAGACACTTTCCCCTGACCAAGAGCAAGGCCAAGGCCATCCTCTCTGGAAAGACCCACGGAAACTCA CCGTTTGTCATCCATGACATGAAGTCTCTGACGGCGGGTCAGTACTTTATAAACTGTAGACAGCTCCCGGTACTGGAGCGCCAGAGGTCCGTCCTGCCCCCTGAGGAGCCTGCTGGGGAGCTGGAGCTCTCCGTCTTCCGCCGCCTCCAGCTCCGCTCCGCCGAGGCCGTACAAGAGGTCACAGAGTTCGCCAAGAGCATCCCTGGGTTCACAGAGCTGGACATGAACGACCAGGTGATCCTGTTGAAGTACGGGGTCATCGAGGTCATGACGACCATGCTGGCGCCGCTCATGAACAAGGACGGCACACTGTTTGCCTACGGACAGATCTTCATGACCCGGGAGTTCCTCAAGAGCCTGAGGAAGCCCTTCTGTGAGATGATGGAGCCCAAGTTTGAGTTTGCGGTAAAGTTCAACATGCTGGAGCTGGACGATAGTGATATGGCGCTCTTCTTCGCCGTCATCATCCTCAGTGGAG ACCGTCCAGGCCTGGTGAACGTGAAGCCCATTGAGGACCTCCAGGAGACAGTGCTGCTGGCCCTGGAGCTGCAGTTGAAGACCATCCACCCAGACTGCCCCCAGCTGTTCGCCAAGCTCCTGCAGAAGATGACCGACCTGCGGCAGCTGGTGGCCAACCACGTCCGCCTCATCCACCTGCTCAAGAAGCAGGAGCTGCAGATGTGTCTGCACCCACTACTGCAGGAGATCATGAGAGACCTGTACTAA
- the LOC139556963 gene encoding peroxisome proliferator-activated receptor gamma-like isoform X1, producing the protein MSSYPEMVDTRRAAWSLLSFGLDTLDLAEMDNKMNSFDMETLSTLDYPYLPSLEYSHNSPHHHSPDRSQSFNHSPDRSQSFNHSPDRSHSFNHSPDRSHSFNHSPDRSHSFNHSPDRSHSFNRSPNRSHSFNHSPDRSHSFNPSTDRSHSFNHSPDRSQSFNHSPDRSHSFNHSPDRSHSFNHSPDRSHSFNHSPDRSHSFNRSPNRSHSFNHSPDRSHSFNHSPDRSHSFNHSPDRSHSYNYAYSMYQRSVNDKPLSPSQSSDCSIVSLSRPRPHSNPPTYTDASSLLNIDCRVCGDKASGFHYGVHACEGCKGFFRRTLRLKLVYDHCDLHCRIHKKSRNKCQYCRFQKCLLVGMSHDAIRFGRMPQVEREKLQAEFMDVDPRNPESTDLRALSRQLCLSYHRHFPLTKSKAKAILSGKTHGNSPFVIHDMKSLTAGQYFINCRQLPVLERQRSVLPPEEPAGELELSVFRRLQLRSAEAVQEVTEFAKSIPGFTELDMNDQVILLKYGVIEVMTTMLAPLMNKDGTLFAYGQIFMTREFLKSLRKPFCEMMEPKFEFAVKFNMLELDDSDMALFFAVIILSGDRPGLVNVKPIEDLQETVLLALELQLKTIHPDCPQLFAKLLQKMTDLRQLVANHVRLIHLLKKQELQMCLHPLLQEIMRDLY; encoded by the exons A TGTCTTCTTATCCAGAGATGGTGGACACACGGAGAGCAGCGTGGTCCTTGCTGAGCTTTGGGCTGGACACGTTGGACTTGGCAGAGATGGACAACAAGATGAATAGTTTTGACATGGAGACCCTGTCGACGCTGGACTACCCTTATCTCCCCTCTCTAGAGTACAGCCACAACAGTCCCCACCACCACAGCCCAGACAGAAGCCAATCATTTAACCACAGCCCAGACAGAAGCCAATCATTTAACCACagcccagacagaagccactcatttaaccacagcccagacagaagccactcatttaaccacagcccagacagaagccactcatttaaccacagcccagacagaagccactcattTAACCGCAGCCCAAACAGAAGCCACTCATTTAACCACagcccagacagaagccactcatttaaccccagtacagacagaagccactcattTAACCACAGCCCAGACAGAAGCCAATCATTTAACCACagcccagacagaagccactcatttaaccacagcccagacagaagccactcatttaaccacagcccagacagaagccactcatttaaccacagcccagacagaagccactcattTAACCGCAGCCCAAACAGAAGCCACTCATTTAACCACagcccagacagaagccactcatttaaccacagcccagacagaagccactcatttaaccacagcccagacagaagccactcataCAACTACGCATACAGCATGTATCAAC GTTCAGTAAACGATAAGCCCTTATCGCCTTCTCAGTCCAGCGACTGTAGCATTGTCAGCCTGTCCAGACCCCGGCCTCACTCCAATCCCCCTACTTACACAGACGCCAGCTCTCTGCTCAATATTGACTGTAGAGTGTGTGGGGACAAGGCCTCAGGCTTCCACTATGGCGTCCATGCCTGTGAGGGCTGCAAG gGATTCTTCCGCAGAACCTTGCGGTTAAAACTGGTGTATGACCACTGTGATCTGCACTGTCGGATTCACAAAAAGAGCCGGAATAAGTGCCAGTACTGTCGCTTTCAGAAATGTCTGCTTGTGGGCATGTCACATGATG CCATCCGCTTCGGCCGGATGCcccaggtggagagagagaagctgcAGGCTGAGTTTATGGATGTGGACCCCAGGAACCCAGAGTCAACGGACCTGAGAGCCCTGTCCAGACAGCTGTGTTTATCCTACCACAGACACTTTCCCCTGACCAAGAGCAAGGCCAAGGCCATCCTCTCTGGAAAGACCCACGGAAACTCA CCGTTTGTCATCCATGACATGAAGTCTCTGACGGCGGGTCAGTACTTTATAAACTGTAGACAGCTCCCGGTACTGGAGCGCCAGAGGTCCGTCCTGCCCCCTGAGGAGCCTGCTGGGGAGCTGGAGCTCTCCGTCTTCCGCCGCCTCCAGCTCCGCTCCGCCGAGGCCGTACAAGAGGTCACAGAGTTCGCCAAGAGCATCCCTGGGTTCACAGAGCTGGACATGAACGACCAGGTGATCCTGTTGAAGTACGGGGTCATCGAGGTCATGACGACCATGCTGGCGCCGCTCATGAACAAGGACGGCACACTGTTTGCCTACGGACAGATCTTCATGACCCGGGAGTTCCTCAAGAGCCTGAGGAAGCCCTTCTGTGAGATGATGGAGCCCAAGTTTGAGTTTGCGGTAAAGTTCAACATGCTGGAGCTGGACGATAGTGATATGGCGCTCTTCTTCGCCGTCATCATCCTCAGTGGAG ACCGTCCAGGCCTGGTGAACGTGAAGCCCATTGAGGACCTCCAGGAGACAGTGCTGCTGGCCCTGGAGCTGCAGTTGAAGACCATCCACCCAGACTGCCCCCAGCTGTTCGCCAAGCTCCTGCAGAAGATGACCGACCTGCGGCAGCTGGTGGCCAACCACGTCCGCCTCATCCACCTGCTCAAGAAGCAGGAGCTGCAGATGTGTCTGCACCCACTACTGCAGGAGATCATGAGAGACCTGTACTAA